One Solirubrobacter pauli DNA segment encodes these proteins:
- a CDS encoding M1 family metallopeptidase, producing MARRRALRLTAGALGVAACLMATTSAADARSGVGVGPDGQPDGAGLIAPDLAPAAAPQRTARVFHPPFWGHGHGRPDYQPGDPGLGDPYFPLEGNGGYDTQHYDLSFSYDPATDRLEGLAVITARATQDLSRLGLDLQQLDVDSVTVDLRRAAFARDGQELQITPRKGIREGDTFVVTVRYGGVPQTIVGSPIVFGSPYGFLHTDDGAFQGDEPNAASTWFPVSDHPQDKARYTIRVSVPKGLGVVANGTLKYHLDVGGRSLWVWDEPLPMASYLVTADIGRWTVRQGRTPGGIPEYVAVDPVLPDVTTTERGVTQTRTAVDFFYEESARAADLWTQKFGPYPFDVVGAIADNATYNGTPLGFSLETQTKPVYSAVRSSNTIAHELAHQWFGDSVSVNTWDNIWLNEGFASFSEFLWAEFTGLRTAHEQFVIDYSRPASSAFWQIVVSNPQRDTMFASAVYRRGGMTLQALREKIGNDDTFFRILKTWTAKYRYGTATTADFIAIAERVSGLDLQNFFHVWLDVPEKPTTW from the coding sequence GCCCGACCTGGCCCCGGCCGCGGCGCCGCAGCGCACGGCACGGGTGTTCCACCCGCCGTTCTGGGGTCACGGCCACGGCCGGCCGGACTACCAGCCCGGCGACCCGGGCCTCGGTGACCCCTACTTCCCGCTCGAGGGCAACGGCGGCTACGACACCCAGCACTACGACCTGTCGTTCTCCTACGACCCGGCGACCGATCGGCTGGAGGGACTCGCCGTCATCACCGCTCGGGCGACCCAGGACCTCTCGCGCCTGGGCCTCGACCTGCAGCAGCTCGACGTCGACTCGGTGACGGTCGACCTGCGGCGCGCGGCGTTCGCCCGGGACGGGCAGGAGCTCCAGATCACGCCCCGCAAGGGCATCCGCGAGGGTGACACCTTCGTGGTCACCGTCCGGTACGGCGGCGTGCCGCAGACGATCGTGGGGTCGCCGATCGTCTTCGGCTCCCCGTACGGGTTCCTGCACACCGACGACGGCGCGTTCCAGGGCGACGAGCCCAACGCGGCATCGACGTGGTTCCCGGTCTCCGACCACCCGCAGGACAAGGCCCGCTACACGATCCGCGTCAGCGTCCCCAAGGGCCTCGGCGTGGTCGCCAACGGCACCCTCAAGTACCACCTGGACGTGGGCGGGCGGTCGCTGTGGGTGTGGGACGAGCCGTTGCCGATGGCCTCCTACCTGGTCACCGCGGACATCGGGCGCTGGACTGTGCGCCAGGGCCGGACGCCGGGCGGCATCCCGGAGTACGTGGCGGTCGACCCGGTGCTGCCGGACGTCACGACGACCGAGCGCGGCGTCACGCAGACGCGCACGGCGGTCGACTTCTTCTATGAGGAGTCGGCGCGCGCCGCCGACCTGTGGACGCAGAAGTTCGGGCCGTACCCGTTCGACGTCGTCGGTGCCATCGCCGACAACGCCACCTACAACGGCACGCCGCTCGGGTTCTCGCTCGAGACGCAGACGAAGCCGGTCTACTCCGCCGTGCGCAGCTCGAACACCATCGCCCACGAGCTCGCGCACCAGTGGTTCGGCGACAGCGTCTCCGTCAACACCTGGGACAACATCTGGCTCAACGAGGGCTTCGCGAGCTTCTCGGAGTTCCTCTGGGCGGAGTTCACGGGGCTGCGGACCGCCCACGAGCAGTTCGTGATCGACTACAGCCGGCCCGCGAGCAGCGCGTTCTGGCAGATCGTCGTGTCCAACCCGCAGCGCGACACGATGTTCGCCAGCGCCGTCTACCGTCGGGGAGGCATGACGCTGCAGGCGTTGCGCGAGAAGATCGGCAACGACGACACGTTCTTCCGGATCTTGAAGACGTGGACGGCGAAGTACCGCTACGGCACCGCGACGACCGCGGACTTCATCGCGATCGCCGAACGGGTGTCCGGGCTCGACCTGCAGAACTTCTTCCACGTCTGGCTCGACGTCCCGGAGAAGCCGACCACCTGGTGA